One genomic segment of Paraburkholderia hospita includes these proteins:
- a CDS encoding class II aldolase/adducin family protein: protein MSSTDISLKHAVSPAEWEARVNLAAAYRLVALFGWDDLVFTHISARVPGPEHHFLINPYGMMFDEITASSLVKIDLDGRKVSDSPYEVNPAGFNIHSAVHAAREDALCVMHTHSVNGVAVSAQEAGLLPLSQQSLVVLASLGYHNYEGIALNEGEKPRLVRDLGSNAYLMLRNHGLLTVGATPADAFVAMYFFEASCMIQVRAQAGGDKLLPIAQPILDGIRNQVTAATRGVSAGQLVWPGLLRRLDRKNPGYAD, encoded by the coding sequence GTGAGCTCAACCGATATCAGCCTGAAGCACGCAGTGTCCCCCGCCGAATGGGAAGCACGAGTCAATCTTGCGGCGGCCTACCGCCTTGTCGCGCTGTTCGGCTGGGACGATCTCGTGTTCACGCATATCTCGGCGCGCGTGCCCGGTCCCGAGCACCATTTCCTCATCAACCCGTACGGGATGATGTTCGACGAGATCACCGCGTCGTCGCTCGTCAAGATCGATCTGGACGGCCGCAAGGTGTCCGATTCGCCATACGAAGTGAATCCCGCCGGCTTCAACATCCACAGCGCAGTGCACGCAGCGCGCGAAGACGCGCTGTGCGTGATGCACACACACTCGGTCAACGGCGTCGCGGTGTCGGCGCAGGAAGCGGGCTTGCTGCCGCTGTCGCAGCAATCGCTGGTGGTGCTTGCGTCGCTCGGTTACCACAACTACGAGGGCATCGCGCTCAACGAAGGGGAAAAGCCCCGGCTCGTGCGCGACCTCGGCAGCAACGCGTATCTGATGCTGCGCAACCACGGTCTGCTGACGGTCGGCGCGACGCCTGCCGATGCGTTCGTCGCGATGTACTTCTTCGAGGCGTCGTGCATGATCCAGGTTCGCGCGCAGGCAGGCGGCGACAAGCTCCTGCCGATCGCGCAGCCGATCCTCGATGGCATCCGGAATCAGGTGACGGCAGCGACGCGCGGCGTGAGCGCCGGACAGCTCGTGTGGCCGGGACTGCTGCGGCGGCTCGACCGGAAGAACCCCGGCTATGCGGACTGA
- the phaP gene encoding TIGR01841 family phasin (Members of this family are phasins (small proteins associated with inclusions such as PHA granules). Note that several different families of phasins have been named PhaP despite very little sequence similarity to each other.), producing MESTSKNSIFTEYTKLFGQFKLPGLDISAMVESRRKDIEAIAEANTTALAGVQSLAQKQSDILRTSLGELQAFVARFTQPGGQSITSAGDTVKQTLHKALVDVQDLADTAYRAQSDSVAVVTKRVAERVEELKTLLQPKKK from the coding sequence ATGGAATCGACCAGCAAGAACAGCATTTTCACCGAGTACACGAAGCTCTTCGGACAGTTCAAGCTGCCCGGCCTCGATATCAGCGCGATGGTCGAATCGCGCCGCAAGGATATCGAGGCGATCGCGGAAGCCAACACGACCGCGCTGGCAGGTGTGCAGTCGTTGGCGCAAAAACAGTCGGACATCCTTCGTACGTCGCTGGGAGAACTGCAGGCGTTCGTCGCGCGGTTCACGCAGCCGGGCGGACAGTCCATCACCAGCGCGGGTGATACGGTCAAGCAAACGCTGCACAAAGCGCTCGTCGATGTGCAGGACCTCGCGGACACGGCTTATCGCGCGCAGTCGGACAGCGTCGCTGTCGTGACCAAGCGTGTCGCCGAGCGTGTCGAAGAGCTGAAGACGCTGCTTCAACCGAAGAAGAAGTAA
- a CDS encoding helix-turn-helix transcriptional regulator — protein sequence MHVAEAVPTTSPPLFLATKVYPPRLPAGLIDRPRLVALADKAESRRLTVIKAPAGFGKTSLALAWLNRLTANGAVVAWLSLDGDDDEPARFFHHLAQALHNACSNVGASAISLTTEASLMPAQSIGSTLINELFEVDDEIYLFIDDYHLIGQPAIHDAMAHFIANIPSNTHVVLCTRTDPPLPLAQLSAKNELMEIDAAALRFNIDETRSFVEHECPGGRHAAGIKSLFAHTEGWAAALRISASVLSRDGGKTLQDMSPPSGASRPFAAYLEDILRRLPAKMVGFMLRTSILDRLCAPLCEAVTGMAAGQDMLESISTRQLLLEPLDIEGHWFRYHHLMGEYLRRRLATHHPDEVAGLHRRACQWYADQEQWTDAVRHAIAAGDPEHAVSLMGHCAMTLVTKGDLLTLLGWQRQFPAHLMRGQVGITLAIAWGMALALRFDEALAMLEDIERDAGAGNDEAARNIRWECQAIRSVIAGLQDDAPRALAIAQTCLEHPSTDSWTTNVASNVVRFGHWKAGNLGALYATPWIPYSIEEDQRNVFASVYRLCLLGHAEMQQMHFVLAERYFTESIRLAERHSGPKSIAAALCAPMIAQIWYEQGRLDEAEALLVDLMPLIDLAVLLDSTFFAYRVLVRIAISRANFEHAYALLDHAQSLGYMRGWDRMIAGVHVERARLYLREGRITEAAACVVQLDQLADARAAASKPVSPEIDTFRAIAVGSLAMEQRRTHEAVESITAALRSVESRHNDYLALRLRTVLALVWMRANDQARAVEIFRDVLNTSHDIYRSIIDQGAAIGPLLQAVRDDTRSTSTTKETVAYLDRLLDGWRALQAPGAKPASDTVREALSARERSIVELIAQGQSNKEIARTLGISPETVKTYVKNIFVKLNVDKRAQAVARAQALGLVAAG from the coding sequence ATGCACGTAGCAGAAGCGGTGCCGACCACGAGCCCGCCCCTCTTCCTCGCCACGAAGGTTTATCCGCCGCGCCTACCCGCCGGCCTGATCGACCGGCCACGGCTCGTCGCACTGGCCGACAAGGCCGAATCCAGGCGGCTCACCGTCATCAAGGCGCCCGCGGGGTTCGGCAAGACATCGCTGGCGCTTGCGTGGCTCAATCGGCTCACTGCGAACGGCGCCGTCGTCGCGTGGCTTTCGCTGGACGGCGATGACGACGAACCCGCGCGCTTCTTCCATCACCTGGCGCAGGCCTTGCACAACGCCTGTTCGAATGTCGGCGCGTCCGCGATCAGCCTGACAACCGAGGCGTCGCTCATGCCCGCCCAGTCGATCGGGTCGACGCTGATCAACGAACTGTTCGAGGTCGACGATGAAATCTATCTGTTCATCGACGACTATCACCTGATCGGCCAGCCTGCCATTCACGATGCGATGGCGCACTTCATCGCGAACATCCCGTCGAATACGCATGTCGTGCTCTGCACCCGCACCGATCCGCCGCTGCCGCTCGCGCAGCTGAGCGCGAAGAACGAATTGATGGAAATCGACGCCGCCGCGCTGCGCTTCAACATCGACGAAACCCGCAGCTTCGTCGAACACGAATGCCCAGGCGGCCGGCACGCGGCCGGCATCAAGTCGCTTTTCGCACACACGGAAGGCTGGGCGGCCGCGCTGCGCATTTCCGCGTCGGTACTCTCGCGTGACGGAGGTAAAACCCTTCAGGACATGAGCCCGCCATCCGGCGCATCACGGCCGTTCGCTGCGTACCTCGAAGACATCCTCAGGCGCCTGCCCGCAAAGATGGTCGGGTTCATGCTCCGCACCTCGATACTCGATCGCCTGTGCGCGCCGCTATGCGAAGCCGTCACGGGCATGGCCGCCGGGCAGGACATGCTGGAATCGATCTCCACGCGCCAGCTACTGCTCGAACCGCTCGACATCGAAGGACACTGGTTTCGCTATCACCATCTGATGGGCGAATATCTGCGGCGGCGGCTCGCAACCCACCATCCCGACGAAGTCGCCGGCCTGCATCGGCGCGCATGCCAGTGGTACGCCGACCAGGAGCAATGGACGGACGCAGTCAGGCATGCGATCGCCGCGGGCGACCCGGAACACGCCGTCTCGCTGATGGGCCATTGCGCGATGACGCTCGTCACGAAAGGCGATCTGCTCACGCTGCTCGGCTGGCAACGCCAGTTCCCGGCCCATCTGATGCGCGGGCAAGTCGGGATCACGCTCGCCATCGCATGGGGCATGGCGCTCGCGTTGCGTTTCGACGAAGCGCTGGCGATGCTCGAAGACATCGAGCGTGACGCCGGCGCAGGCAATGACGAAGCCGCCCGTAACATCCGCTGGGAATGCCAGGCGATCCGCTCGGTGATCGCCGGCTTGCAGGACGATGCGCCGCGCGCGCTCGCGATCGCGCAAACGTGTCTCGAACATCCGTCAACCGACAGCTGGACCACCAACGTTGCATCCAACGTGGTGCGCTTCGGGCACTGGAAAGCAGGCAACCTCGGCGCGCTTTACGCGACGCCGTGGATTCCCTATTCGATCGAGGAAGACCAGCGCAACGTGTTCGCGTCCGTCTACCGGCTCTGCCTGCTCGGTCACGCCGAGATGCAACAGATGCACTTCGTGCTCGCGGAACGCTACTTCACCGAATCGATCCGGCTCGCCGAGCGTCATTCAGGCCCGAAGTCGATTGCAGCCGCGCTGTGCGCGCCGATGATCGCGCAAATCTGGTACGAGCAGGGGCGGCTCGACGAAGCCGAAGCGCTGCTCGTCGATCTGATGCCGCTGATCGACCTGGCCGTTCTGCTCGACAGCACGTTTTTCGCCTATCGGGTACTCGTGCGGATCGCCATCTCGCGTGCGAACTTCGAGCACGCCTACGCGCTGCTCGATCATGCGCAATCACTCGGCTATATGCGCGGCTGGGACAGGATGATCGCCGGCGTTCACGTCGAGCGCGCGCGGCTTTATCTGAGGGAAGGCCGGATCACGGAAGCCGCCGCGTGTGTCGTGCAACTGGATCAGCTGGCGGACGCGCGCGCCGCCGCTTCGAAGCCAGTCTCGCCGGAGATCGACACCTTCCGGGCTATCGCAGTGGGTTCGCTGGCGATGGAACAGCGTCGCACCCACGAAGCCGTCGAGTCGATCACGGCCGCATTGCGCAGCGTCGAAAGCCGGCACAACGACTATCTCGCGCTGCGCTTGCGCACCGTGCTCGCGCTCGTGTGGATGCGCGCCAACGATCAGGCCCGCGCCGTCGAGATCTTTCGCGACGTGCTCAATACCAGTCACGACATCTACCGCTCGATCATCGACCAGGGCGCGGCAATCGGCCCGCTGCTGCAAGCAGTGCGCGACGACACGCGCTCCACGTCGACGACGAAGGAGACCGTCGCGTATCTCGACCGTCTGCTGGATGGCTGGCGCGCGCTGCAAGCGCCCGGTGCGAAACCCGCTAGCGACACGGTGCGCGAAGCGTTGAGCGCAAGGGAACGCAGCATCGTCGAACTGATTGCCCAAGGGCAGTCGAACAAGGAAATTGCACGCACGCTCGGCATCTCGCCTGAGACGGTCAAGACCTACGTGAAGAATATTTTCGTGAAGCTGAACGTCGACAAGCGGGCGCAGGCCGTTGCGCGCGCGCAGGCATTGGGACTGGTTGCGGCGGGCTGA
- a CDS encoding DUF445 domain-containing protein: protein MSFFVGGEGARPAAANAREDDKVHGLNRMRRTATALLLLMCVLLLVCVVWQADHAWLAWPRAFAEAGMAGAIADWYAVVALFRHPLGVRLPHTAIIPHNQPRIAESLGSFVEEHFLQPELIIGRLSGHNAAQALARWLAQPENSRGVTNVIADSLAGLLDDMDEADVAWLFDRVVAPQLRTLDIARVAGDALDVLTQGDRHRPLLDHGLVALEKWLTSNTDLIKAKFSEASRYTPAPLDAYIVRKFIEGILALLHEVAASPDHPLRLQFDEALQTLIVQLRTSAAHRRFGKSLLRDCVRHFRRAGRYRALLDWLRTRVIADLGREQSAVRDTLARGLVSLGRRIGREPSIQRKLNAWWIALAHELVVRYRHLLSALITEVVKSWNADEVSRKIEVQIGRDLQYVRINGTFVGGMVGVLIHAVTLAA, encoded by the coding sequence TTGAGTTTCTTCGTGGGCGGTGAGGGCGCGCGGCCGGCAGCGGCCAACGCACGCGAAGACGACAAGGTTCACGGCCTGAATCGCATGCGGCGAACGGCGACGGCGCTGCTCCTGCTGATGTGCGTCTTGCTGCTGGTGTGCGTCGTGTGGCAGGCCGATCACGCGTGGCTCGCATGGCCGCGTGCGTTCGCCGAGGCGGGGATGGCGGGCGCGATCGCGGACTGGTATGCCGTCGTCGCGCTGTTTCGCCATCCATTGGGTGTGCGGCTGCCGCACACCGCGATTATTCCGCACAATCAGCCGCGCATTGCGGAAAGCCTCGGCAGCTTCGTCGAGGAGCATTTTCTGCAGCCGGAGCTGATCATCGGCAGATTGAGCGGCCACAACGCGGCGCAGGCGCTCGCGCGCTGGCTCGCGCAGCCGGAGAACAGCCGCGGCGTCACCAACGTGATCGCGGACTCGCTCGCGGGACTGCTCGATGACATGGATGAAGCCGACGTCGCGTGGTTGTTCGACCGCGTCGTGGCGCCGCAGTTGCGCACGCTCGATATCGCCCGCGTGGCAGGCGACGCGCTCGATGTGCTCACGCAAGGCGACCGGCATCGGCCCCTGCTGGATCATGGACTCGTGGCGCTCGAAAAGTGGCTGACGTCCAACACTGACCTGATCAAGGCCAAGTTCAGCGAGGCGTCGCGGTACACGCCCGCGCCGCTCGATGCGTACATCGTGCGTAAGTTCATCGAAGGCATTCTTGCGCTGCTGCATGAAGTCGCGGCGAGCCCGGACCATCCGCTGCGCCTTCAGTTCGACGAGGCCTTGCAGACGCTGATCGTACAGTTGCGGACGTCGGCGGCGCATCGCCGCTTTGGCAAGTCGCTGCTGCGCGACTGTGTTCGTCATTTTCGGCGTGCCGGCCGCTATCGCGCACTGCTTGACTGGCTGCGGACACGCGTCATCGCCGATCTCGGCCGCGAGCAGTCTGCCGTGCGCGACACGCTGGCGCGTGGGCTGGTGTCGCTTGGCAGGCGCATCGGCCGCGAGCCGTCGATCCAGCGCAAGCTCAACGCGTGGTGGATCGCGCTGGCGCATGAACTCGTGGTGCGCTATCGGCATCTGTTATCCGCATTGATCACCGAGGTCGTCAAAAGCTGGAACGCGGACGAAGTCAGCCGCAAGATCGAAGTGCAAATCGGCCGCGACCTGCAATATGTGCGGATCAACGGCACGTTCGTCGGCGGGATGGTCGGTGTGCTGATTCACGCTGTCACGCTGGCCGCGTGA
- a CDS encoding alpha/beta fold hydrolase: MSIATSTTQRTAQSAPPDDLAASAAEGMLGPNPFVGLRPRDILATVQQIGAQALRQPTLVVEQEAALVRDLIAVLGGSADSKPPQGDKRFTDPAWQDNAMYRMTMQGYVAWRNALTGFVDRSALDARTKERAQFVLSLFTDAVSPTNTLLGNPAALKKVIDSGGASLLGGVRNLVTDMLQNQGMPAQVDKTAFKVGENLGTSPGAVVFRNEVLELIQYAPATEHVYARPQLIVPPQINKFYVFDLSEGKSIVDYLVKNEFQTFVVSWRNPTADQSHWDLDTYVAALLEAIAAIREITGSDDVNLHGACSGAMTISALLGHLASRGDKSVHAATLMVAVLDNTADSQLGLFATPEAIAAAKQNSVSKGVLAGEEMGRVFAWMRPNDLVWNYWVNNYLLGKAPPAFDILYWNNDATRLPARMHGQLLDIFTGNLFSKPRALTVLGTPIDLSDVKCDTYVVAGMTDHITPWKGVYNTARIFGGETRFVLSSAGHIQSLINPPGNPKAKFFLNPTLPADADAWLANAQAEKDSWWGNWSKWLAERSGERRTAPASVGSVGHPAGVKAPGTYVLEA, from the coding sequence ATGAGCATCGCAACAAGTACAACACAACGCACAGCGCAAAGCGCCCCGCCGGACGACCTTGCAGCTTCGGCTGCGGAGGGCATGCTGGGACCGAACCCGTTCGTCGGGCTGCGCCCGCGCGATATTCTGGCAACGGTGCAGCAGATCGGCGCGCAGGCGCTGCGTCAGCCAACGCTTGTGGTCGAACAGGAAGCGGCGCTGGTGCGCGATCTGATAGCGGTGCTCGGCGGCAGCGCGGACAGCAAGCCGCCGCAAGGCGACAAGCGCTTCACCGATCCGGCGTGGCAGGACAACGCGATGTATCGGATGACGATGCAGGGCTACGTCGCATGGCGCAACGCGCTGACGGGCTTCGTCGACCGTTCTGCGCTCGACGCCAGAACGAAGGAGCGCGCGCAGTTCGTGCTGTCGCTTTTCACCGACGCCGTCTCGCCGACCAACACGCTGCTCGGCAATCCGGCGGCGCTGAAGAAGGTAATCGATTCGGGCGGTGCGAGCCTGCTTGGCGGCGTGCGCAATCTCGTGACGGATATGCTGCAAAACCAGGGCATGCCCGCACAGGTGGACAAGACGGCGTTCAAGGTGGGCGAGAATCTCGGCACGTCGCCGGGCGCGGTGGTGTTTCGCAACGAAGTGCTGGAACTGATCCAGTACGCGCCGGCGACGGAGCATGTCTATGCGCGCCCGCAACTCATCGTGCCGCCGCAGATCAACAAGTTCTACGTGTTCGATCTGTCCGAAGGCAAGAGCATCGTCGACTATCTGGTGAAGAACGAATTCCAGACATTCGTCGTGAGCTGGCGCAACCCGACTGCGGATCAAAGCCACTGGGATCTCGATACCTACGTTGCCGCGCTGCTCGAAGCGATCGCGGCGATCCGCGAGATCACCGGCAGCGACGACGTCAACCTGCACGGTGCGTGCTCGGGTGCGATGACCATTTCGGCGCTGCTCGGCCACCTCGCGAGCCGCGGCGACAAGAGCGTGCATGCCGCGACGCTGATGGTCGCGGTGCTCGACAACACGGCGGACTCGCAACTGGGTCTGTTCGCCACGCCGGAAGCGATTGCGGCCGCGAAGCAGAACAGCGTATCGAAAGGCGTGCTGGCCGGCGAGGAAATGGGCCGCGTGTTCGCATGGATGCGACCCAACGATCTCGTCTGGAACTACTGGGTCAACAACTATCTGCTCGGCAAGGCGCCGCCCGCGTTCGACATCCTCTACTGGAACAACGACGCGACCCGCTTGCCCGCGCGCATGCATGGGCAACTGCTCGATATCTTCACGGGCAACCTGTTCAGCAAGCCGCGTGCGTTGACGGTGCTCGGCACGCCGATCGACCTGTCCGACGTGAAGTGCGACACCTACGTGGTGGCGGGCATGACCGATCACATCACGCCGTGGAAGGGCGTGTACAACACGGCGCGCATATTCGGCGGCGAGACGCGCTTCGTGCTGAGTTCGGCCGGGCATATCCAGAGCCTGATCAATCCGCCGGGCAATCCGAAGGCGAAGTTCTTCCTCAATCCGACACTGCCAGCCGATGCCGATGCGTGGCTTGCCAATGCCCAGGCCGAGAAAGACTCGTGGTGGGGCAACTGGAGCAAATGGCTCGCGGAGCGTTCCGGCGAGCGGCGTACCGCACCCGCTTCGGTCGGCAGCGTGGGGCATCCCGCAGGCGTGAAGGCGCCGGGAACCTACGTCCTGGAAGCATGA
- a CDS encoding fatty acid--CoA ligase: MQDAGHDSTPTPYAYPLLIKHLLHTTFIQAPDQEIVYRGQLRMTYTTMRERIARLANGLHDLGVRHGTTVAVMDWDSHRYLESYFAVPMMGAVLQTVNVRLSHAEIAYTINHSGAEVLFVHTDFLPVVEAIKDQLETVRVFVWIDEPGSDACEHTIPFATEYEAMLAASATHYDFPDFDENTRATTFYTTGTTGLPKGVYFSHRQLVLHTITLMAALASPVAGQRFHRGDVYMPLTPMFHVHAWGMPYIATVLGVKQVYPGRYVPERLVQLVRDEGVTFSHCVSTILHMLLSCDEAKHVDLGKWKVVIGGGALPHGLARAALDRGIDVFVGYGMSETCPVLSLAQLPLHTEPLDLDEEVRLRCKTGFPVPLVDLRIVNEHMEDVPRDGKAYGEIVVRTPWLTQGYLNNPEASAQLWAGGYLHTQDIANIDPTGNVQITDRIKDVIKSGGEWISSLEIESLISLHPGVAEVAVIGIKDEKWGERPVALVVLRQDAQVSEDDVKQHVLGFSKTGQISKYAVPQIVRFVDALQKTSVGKTNKKWLREQFA; encoded by the coding sequence ATGCAGGACGCCGGGCACGATTCGACGCCAACACCCTACGCCTATCCGCTGCTGATCAAACACTTGCTGCACACGACGTTCATTCAGGCGCCGGACCAGGAAATCGTCTACCGCGGCCAGTTGCGGATGACCTACACGACGATGCGCGAGCGCATCGCGCGGCTCGCGAACGGCCTGCACGATCTGGGCGTGCGCCACGGCACCACGGTTGCCGTGATGGACTGGGACAGCCATCGCTATCTGGAGTCGTACTTTGCGGTGCCGATGATGGGCGCCGTGCTCCAGACGGTGAATGTGCGGCTCTCGCACGCGGAGATCGCGTACACGATCAACCATTCGGGCGCGGAAGTCCTGTTCGTCCATACCGACTTCCTGCCTGTAGTCGAAGCGATCAAGGATCAGCTCGAAACGGTCCGCGTTTTCGTCTGGATCGACGAACCGGGCAGCGACGCCTGCGAACACACCATCCCGTTCGCGACGGAGTACGAGGCGATGCTCGCCGCGAGCGCGACGCACTACGACTTTCCCGACTTCGACGAGAACACCCGCGCCACCACGTTCTACACGACGGGCACGACGGGCTTGCCGAAGGGCGTGTACTTCTCGCATCGCCAACTGGTGCTGCACACCATCACGCTGATGGCCGCGCTGGCGAGCCCGGTAGCGGGCCAGCGCTTTCATCGCGGCGACGTCTATATGCCGCTCACGCCGATGTTCCATGTGCACGCCTGGGGCATGCCCTATATCGCCACGGTGCTCGGCGTGAAGCAGGTCTATCCGGGCCGTTATGTGCCCGAGCGTCTCGTGCAACTGGTGCGCGACGAAGGCGTCACGTTCTCGCACTGCGTCAGCACGATCCTGCACATGCTGCTCTCGTGCGACGAAGCGAAGCATGTGGATCTCGGCAAATGGAAGGTCGTGATCGGCGGCGGCGCGCTGCCGCACGGACTCGCGCGCGCTGCGCTCGATCGCGGCATCGACGTGTTCGTGGGCTATGGCATGTCGGAGACGTGCCCGGTTCTGAGTCTTGCGCAACTCCCGCTGCACACGGAACCGCTCGATCTCGATGAAGAAGTGCGGCTGCGCTGCAAGACCGGCTTTCCCGTGCCGCTCGTCGATTTACGCATCGTCAACGAACACATGGAAGACGTGCCGCGCGACGGCAAGGCCTACGGCGAGATCGTCGTACGCACGCCGTGGCTCACGCAGGGTTATCTGAACAATCCGGAAGCGTCCGCGCAGTTGTGGGCGGGCGGCTATCTGCATACGCAGGACATCGCGAACATCGACCCCACGGGCAACGTCCAGATCACCGACCGCATCAAGGATGTCATCAAGTCGGGCGGCGAGTGGATTTCTTCGCTTGAAATCGAAAGCCTGATTTCGCTGCATCCGGGCGTCGCGGAAGTCGCGGTGATCGGCATCAAGGACGAGAAGTGGGGCGAGCGTCCCGTCGCGCTCGTGGTGCTCAGGCAGGACGCCCAGGTCAGCGAAGACGACGTCAAGCAACACGTGCTGGGCTTCAGCAAGACGGGGCAAATCTCGAAGTACGCCGTGCCGCAGATCGTCAGGTTCGTCGACGCGCTGCAGAAGACGAGCGTCGGCAAGACGAACAAGAAGTGGTTGCGCGAGCAGTTCGCCTGA
- a CDS encoding Crp/Fnr family transcriptional regulator, with protein MDSRLLHYRPQLESTPWFRGLPVELQDYLMSHATLLRLEKGQLLYRCGDPSYGLYAVLEGALSVGTVGIDGKESLLAVLGPTAWVGEISMFDGLPRPHDAIAVNRALFMHVPEAALKNLLDATPRYWRDFALLMAQRLRLSFKSTESLALQPAAQRIASRLLLIAEGYDGLNAVQSKIRLSQDSLASMVSLSRQTTNQLLKSLESQQIISLKFGEIQILDIERLRAASVGASRL; from the coding sequence ATGGATTCCAGGCTGCTTCACTATCGTCCTCAACTCGAATCGACGCCCTGGTTTCGCGGCCTGCCCGTCGAACTGCAGGACTATCTGATGAGCCACGCCACGCTGCTGCGGCTCGAAAAAGGCCAACTGCTGTACCGGTGCGGCGATCCCTCTTACGGCCTGTATGCCGTGCTCGAAGGCGCGCTGTCCGTCGGCACGGTCGGCATCGACGGCAAGGAATCCCTGCTCGCGGTGCTCGGCCCGACTGCATGGGTCGGCGAAATCTCGATGTTCGACGGCTTGCCGCGCCCGCACGACGCCATTGCCGTCAACCGCGCACTGTTCATGCACGTGCCCGAAGCCGCGCTGAAAAACCTGCTCGACGCCACGCCGCGCTACTGGCGCGATTTCGCGCTATTAATGGCGCAACGCCTGAGGCTGTCGTTCAAGAGCACCGAATCGCTGGCGCTGCAGCCTGCCGCACAACGTATCGCCAGCCGCCTGCTCTTGATCGCCGAAGGCTATGACGGCCTCAACGCGGTGCAGAGCAAGATCCGGCTTTCGCAGGACAGCCTTGCATCAATGGTGTCGCTGTCACGGCAGACCACGAACCAGCTGCTCAAAAGCCTCGAAAGCCAGCAGATCATCAGCCTGAAATTCGGCGAAATCCAGATTCTCGACATCGAACGGCTACGCGCGGCCAGCGTCGGTGCTTCCAGACTGTAG
- the phaZ gene encoding poly(3-hydroxyalkanoate) depolymerase: protein MHINPESACSMQIRTIDLDGQTLRVATWQGSDASPPLLIFNGIGANLELVEPFVAALEDVSVIIFDVPGVGGSPAPVVPYRFSTLSVLADKLLTRLGHDGEVDVLGVSWGGALAQQFARLYPRRCRRLVLAATSPGVLMVPGKLSVLSKMIGPRRYTDPAYLQEVGADIYGGAYRRDPSLLKAHSRHIQPPRGRGYLYQLLAASGWTSLPWLGSLRQPTLVMHGSDDPIVPLTNARILAARIRNATLYVIDDGHLFLISRANEVAPVVRRFLRQEAS, encoded by the coding sequence ATGCACATAAACCCTGAATCTGCCTGCAGCATGCAAATCCGGACGATCGACCTCGATGGCCAGACGTTGCGTGTCGCAACGTGGCAGGGCAGCGACGCATCGCCGCCGCTGCTTATCTTCAACGGCATCGGCGCGAATCTCGAACTGGTGGAACCGTTCGTCGCCGCGCTCGAAGATGTCAGCGTGATCATCTTCGACGTGCCGGGCGTCGGCGGTTCGCCAGCGCCCGTCGTGCCGTACCGCTTTTCGACGTTGTCGGTGCTGGCCGACAAGCTGCTGACGCGCCTCGGTCACGACGGCGAAGTCGATGTGCTCGGCGTTTCGTGGGGCGGCGCGCTCGCGCAGCAGTTCGCGCGTCTGTATCCGCGACGCTGCCGGCGGTTGGTCCTTGCGGCCACTTCGCCGGGCGTGCTGATGGTGCCGGGCAAGCTGTCGGTGCTGTCGAAGATGATCGGGCCGCGCCGCTATACCGATCCTGCGTATCTGCAGGAAGTCGGGGCGGACATTTACGGCGGCGCGTACCGGCGCGATCCGTCGCTGCTCAAGGCGCACAGTCGGCACATACAGCCGCCGCGCGGACGCGGCTACCTGTATCAACTGCTCGCGGCATCGGGCTGGACCAGCCTGCCGTGGCTCGGCTCGTTGCGCCAGCCGACGCTCGTGATGCACGGCAGCGACGACCCCATCGTGCCGCTGACCAACGCCAGGATTCTCGCGGCGCGGATTCGCAATGCGACGCTCTACGTGATCGACGACGGTCACCTCTTTCTCATCTCGCGCGCGAATGAAGTCGCGCCTGTTGTGCGCAGGTTTCTGCGGCAGGAGGCGAGTTGA
- a CDS encoding MaoC family dehydratase, whose translation MSIKDYSIATIDSCVGRELGVSDWVTVDQARIDAFAACTGDRQWIHVDVERAKRESPFGGTIAHGYLTLSLLAALAIEIGLIPPDASAGLNYGLDKVRFMTPVKAGARVRSRVTLMSAEKKEGGRIIIKTMNELQIEGEEKPALIAESLAMLVA comes from the coding sequence ATGAGCATCAAGGATTACAGCATCGCGACGATCGATAGTTGCGTTGGCCGCGAACTGGGCGTGTCGGATTGGGTCACCGTCGATCAGGCGCGCATCGACGCCTTCGCCGCCTGTACGGGCGACAGGCAATGGATTCACGTCGATGTCGAACGCGCGAAACGCGAGAGCCCGTTCGGCGGCACGATCGCGCACGGCTATCTGACGCTTTCGCTGCTGGCGGCGCTTGCGATCGAGATCGGTTTGATTCCCCCAGACGCATCGGCGGGCCTGAACTATGGGCTCGACAAGGTGCGCTTCATGACGCCCGTCAAGGCAGGCGCGCGCGTGCGAAGCCGCGTAACGCTGATGTCGGCGGAAAAGAAAGAGGGCGGACGGATCATCATCAAGACGATGAACGAACTGCAGATCGAAGGCGAGGAGAAACCGGCGCTGATCGCCGAGTCACTGGCGATGCTGGTGGCTTGA